In Desulfatirhabdium butyrativorans DSM 18734, a genomic segment contains:
- a CDS encoding aldehyde ferredoxin oxidoreductase N-terminal domain-containing protein, with the protein MRYAETGIYLEIDLSRGNIEKIQSDPRDTELYLGGLGTNAKMIWDRVPPEVEPFSPENLLIFSAGLLCGTPAIGCNRTIVSTISPQTRLMAFSMMGGFWAPELKFAGYDKVVLRGQSPSLVYIYIRDDKVEIRDAAHLRGKGAIETAELIRQELKDSKIQVASIGAAGENRVFFASIEQGRSSASRGGIGAVMGDKGVKAIAVRGTKDIYVARPEEFLKLCQEVMDYIKFREANPIPGVMPILAGLGSPQEMKVHDEKWHTENFMWGNSRVRRKDFWNEDIARQWAETLDAMRTRLISCYNCPMKCGATISPPGHPTYMMKCFSKLTYTMAAFADLEFGLKIAQKATEHGVDGFSAPQVMAFAVELYENGILTDADMPGFPSNNEERFHWLLERIVHREGIGDILADGTYWAAQKIGKGAEAYAHNTIKKHEQLPLKLSMLNPIYFLMYSTGEKINITQIEGQFPQAPFPTREAREEFVKDWFQVPHERFKQYFLDWEPRGEKSMPFYPTVEMCCDIVDWQERMHYIDDALGMCAGLSSFPLKPPYHIHNYPKFISAGVGIIMDEELLTEATKRYRTLVRANNIRRGMRRVDDKPPENHWKKRFPELEKQLLDAYYRMKGWNLDGIPTRESLEALGLDYVAKDFLERGILKEGEEAGLDPSPSETAHQ; encoded by the coding sequence ATGCGATACGCGGAAACGGGAATCTATCTGGAAATCGATTTATCCAGGGGAAACATCGAAAAAATACAAAGTGATCCCAGGGACACGGAATTGTATCTGGGCGGCTTGGGTACCAATGCCAAAATGATCTGGGATCGGGTACCCCCGGAGGTCGAACCGTTTTCTCCGGAAAACCTGCTGATTTTCAGCGCGGGGCTCTTGTGCGGCACGCCGGCCATCGGTTGCAACCGCACAATCGTCTCGACCATATCCCCGCAAACCCGGCTGATGGCCTTTTCCATGATGGGCGGATTCTGGGCGCCGGAGCTCAAGTTTGCAGGCTACGACAAAGTCGTGTTGCGCGGGCAATCTCCCAGCCTGGTCTATATCTATATTCGCGATGACAAGGTCGAAATCCGCGATGCGGCGCATTTGCGCGGCAAAGGCGCAATTGAAACGGCCGAGCTGATCCGGCAGGAACTCAAGGATTCCAAGATTCAAGTGGCATCCATCGGCGCGGCCGGTGAAAACCGGGTGTTTTTCGCCTCCATCGAACAGGGCCGATCCAGCGCCAGCCGGGGAGGCATCGGCGCCGTGATGGGCGACAAGGGCGTCAAGGCCATCGCCGTTCGGGGGACCAAAGATATCTATGTCGCCCGGCCGGAAGAATTCCTCAAGTTGTGCCAGGAAGTGATGGACTATATCAAATTCCGGGAGGCGAATCCCATTCCCGGCGTCATGCCGATTCTGGCTGGTCTGGGCTCCCCGCAGGAAATGAAGGTTCATGACGAAAAATGGCACACGGAAAACTTCATGTGGGGAAATTCCCGGGTACGCCGAAAGGATTTCTGGAACGAGGACATCGCCCGGCAATGGGCCGAAACCCTCGATGCCATGCGCACCCGGCTGATCAGTTGCTACAATTGTCCGATGAAATGCGGCGCCACCATCTCGCCTCCCGGCCACCCCACCTACATGATGAAATGTTTCTCGAAACTGACCTATACGATGGCGGCTTTCGCCGATCTCGAATTTGGTCTCAAGATTGCCCAGAAGGCAACCGAACACGGGGTCGATGGTTTCTCTGCGCCCCAGGTAATGGCCTTTGCGGTCGAGCTCTATGAAAACGGGATCCTGACAGATGCGGACATGCCTGGTTTTCCATCGAATAATGAAGAGCGCTTCCATTGGCTGCTCGAGCGGATCGTTCACAGAGAAGGGATCGGCGATATCCTGGCGGATGGCACCTACTGGGCAGCGCAGAAAATCGGAAAAGGGGCCGAAGCCTACGCGCACAACACGATCAAGAAACACGAACAGTTACCTCTCAAACTCTCCATGCTCAATCCCATCTATTTTTTGATGTATTCAACCGGAGAAAAGATCAACATTACCCAGATCGAAGGTCAGTTTCCGCAGGCGCCGTTCCCGACGCGGGAGGCGCGAGAAGAGTTTGTGAAGGACTGGTTTCAGGTGCCCCACGAACGGTTCAAGCAGTATTTTCTGGATTGGGAGCCCCGAGGCGAAAAATCCATGCCTTTTTATCCAACCGTAGAGATGTGCTGTGATATCGTGGATTGGCAGGAGCGGATGCACTACATAGACGATGCCCTCGGCATGTGCGCCGGCCTGTCCTCTTTCCCGCTCAAACCCCCGTACCACATCCATAACTATCCGAAATTCATTTCGGCAGGCGTCGGCATCATAATGGACGAGGAGTTACTTACCGAAGCCACCAAACGATACAGGACCCTGGTCCGGGCCAACAATATCCGCAGGGGGATGCGCCGGGTGGACGACAAGCCGCCGGAGAATCACTGGAAAAAGCGCTTCCCCGAGTTGGAAAAACAGCTTCTCGATGCCTACTACCGGATGAAGGGATGGAATCTCGATGGGATTCCCACCCGGGAAAGCCTTGAGGCCCTGGGTCTGGATTATGTCGCGAAAGATTTTCTGGAGCGGGGGATACTGAAAGAGGGAGAAGAAGCGGGTTTGGACCCATCACCTTCGGAAACCGCACATCAATGA